The DNA window AATATCGGGTGCCATTTGCTCCATTTACAGGAGTGAATCATCATGGGCAGATGGTGTTGTTTGGTTGTGCTCTACTTTTAGATGAGTCCGAAGCTTCCTTTGTTTGGTTGTTTAAGACATGGCTTGGAGCAATGAATGGTCTCCCTCCTGTCTCTATAATAACTGACCAAGACAGAGCCATACAAACAGCGGTTGCTCAGGTGTTTCCAGGAACCCGCCATCGTATATGCAAGTGGCACATCTTAAGGGAAGGCCAGGAAAGATTGGCTCATGTATGCATTGCACACCCTACATTCCAAGGAGATCTTTATAATTGCATCAACTTGACAGAGACAGTTGAGGAATTTGAATCATCTTGGGCCTTTCTCCTGGATAAATACGATCTTAGGCTAAATGATTGGCTTCAAGCTCTGTACAATGCTCGTCATCATTGGGTCCCGGTGTACTTTCGAGATACTTTTTTTGCTTCAATTTCGCCAAATCAAGGGTTTGAAACCAtcacttcattttttgatgggtATGTGAATCAACAGACCACTTTACCTCTGTTCTTTAAACAGTATGAAAGAGCTTTAGAGAATTGGTTTGAAAGGGAGGTAGAAGCAGATTTTGATACAATTTGCACCACACCAGTGCTGAAGACGCCGTCACCTATGGAGAAACAAGTAGCTAACCTTTATACGAAGAAAATATTTACGAAATTTCAAGAGGAACTGGTTGAAACTTTTGTATATACTGCAAATAAAATTGAGGGAGATGGGGCAATCAGCACATACAGGGTTGCAAAGTTTGAGGACGATCACAAAGCATACATTGTTACATTGAATGTTCCTGAGATGAGAGCGAGCTGCAGCTGTCAGATGTTTGAGTTCTCGGGTATTCTCTGTAGACATGTATTAACAGTCTTTACAGTGACAAATGTTCTTACCCTTCCATCTCATTACATCTTGAAAAGGTGGACGAGAAATGCGAAGggtggggttgggttggatGAACGCAGTGGTGACCTGCAAGGGCAAGAAACCATGACTGCACGATACAACAACCTATGTCGGGAAGCCATAAGATATGCAGAGGAAGGAGCAATTGCTATGGAGACCTATAATGTGGCAATAGGAGCTTTGAGAGAGGGTGGCAAGAAGATTGCTGCTGGGAAGAAAAATGTTGCAAGGGTCACACCTCTTACCTCTCATGTTACTGGAAGTATTCAGGAAGATGGTGCCAAGAAAATGCCTGTGCAGGTTTCAGATATGACCCCAACGTTATGGCCTCGGCAAGATGAATTGACTCGTCGCTTTAATCTTAACGATGTTGGTCCCCCTGTGCAATCTGTTGCTGATCTGAATCTTCCGCGCATGGCTCCTATCTCTCTTCACCGAGATGATGGCCCTCCTGATAACATGGTATGGAGGAGTGATATTTGGTGGGCTTCATTTTTCTTAGGTCATGTTTGAATTAGCTATTGGAAGCCACATTGGCTTTAACAAGCAGTTAAAGAAGGATTTCCCCCCCTTTTAGAAGCCAAAAAATTGCTTACTTGTAGATATCATTCTTATATTGTTGGCTTCCATAAGCCAAAAAATGTTCttcgttttctttttcccaGCTCTTTTTGAAGGCAAAAAGTTACATTAGCTTCTAGCAATACTCCGTTACTGTACCATTGGTTTGTATATGAATGCAGCAGTCTGATTTACCTCTGATTGAGCAGTGATAGAGAACAATCTTGTATGCAGAAATTTAGACGCGTTGAGGGTTAACTCTCTTTTGTTAATGTAGGTTGTCCTTCCCTGTCTGAAGTCAATGACTTGGGTCATGGAGAATAAGAATTTAACACCTGCAAATCGAGTAGCTGTCATCAATCTGAAGGTATGTGTGTCTGCACTTCAAAATATTTTCCTGCAAGAGATTTCTGCTGGATTGCTTTATATCCTACTTCCATTAAATTTTAGTtctctttggggggggggggatggtcCGTTTGATCTGATTATACTATGAATATActtaaaatgaccttaggagaagtgaggaaagacatgcatagcttagacGTTCTATTGAGTATGATGtggaatagagctgattggagggcaagtatccatgtagctgaccccatttcattgagataaggctgagttgttgtttatACTATGAATATACTTAAATTTGTAGGAATTAAAACATTTGAAAAACACAATTCTCTGGCAAATAGTCTTGCCAGGAGTTTGGAGTTTTGGAGTATTGCTCTGTAGCAAATTGGCCTTTGTTATGATTTGACTTTGTTTGTCCATCCGCTTGTGAATGCATCCTCGTTTTTGCTTTGCCTGATCCACCTTCTAGAGGTAGCGCTCCAttatctttctcctttttttatcTATGGTTTATGAGATGTCTATATGCATAGAGAATCCATGCGTCAAAAAAATGGATATGTGTGGATACATGGTTGGACACGTGGCTGTGGCGTCCTGATGTGGtaggaagaaggatggaaagaaagagaaaaaaagaaacaaaataagcagaaatagaagaaaagaaaagaaaagagaggtgGAAAAGAGGATATGGTTGTCTTACCTGGTTTGTTTCTGCTAGTTGATGTTAACTTTGGGAGTTGAGTTTGCTGCTGGAACTCGAAACATCTAACTCCCTCTTTTTGAGAGGACAAAAGCCCTAATTTGGTGCTCTTTTACCATTTTATGTCATATCTTCAGACCCTTATGTAATTATGACTCTGCAACTAGTCGTTATTTCTGTTACCCCAAATCCCCAATACTATTATTGGAACTCATATTCCCTTAATTTTTGCACTAATATTTGTGTCTCTGATGTCaatgatttatatttattttgttgaGATTGAGAATGATTTAAATGCCTTCACAAATTTGCATACATACTTCCATATGTATGAAAATTGTACGTTTATTCATTCAGGTTTAGTAAACTATTTAGTATCCAGGTTTCATTTACAGAATTCAGGTAGTTGCCATGCATGATTCAGAGACTGAATGTGAACAGTGATTTAGGTGGCTGAGGGCTCTACAAACATATCATTCTTTAGCCAGTTTCTACCATCCATTGTACAAGTCTTTGTTCTTCAATCGCTTTATTTATATGAACAGATGTTATGCTGAGATTCCTTACTCATTTCCTCACCTTTGTACAAGTCTTTGTCCTTTAATCTCTTGGCCATACATAATTTTTTCCCATTGCAGTTGCAAGATTATAGCAAAGCTCCTTCGGGAGAATCGGAGGTGAAATTTCAGCTTTCAAGAATCACACTAGAACCAATGTTAAGATCTATGGCCTACATCAGCGAGCAGCTCTCAACGCCAGCTAATAGGGTCGCTGTTATCAATCTGAAGGTTCGCATGGAGGAActtttagttctttattttctaaattttgtgTTAATTGTTTGGCATTGTCTTTATCAAGTTTTACCTCTGAACATGTTTTAGCATGTTTGTGTTTTGCTGTTGCCATTCTAATTTTCACTGATGAATGAGATTAATTCTGATGTTACCAGGAtacaaataaatttatttttctatgtgCTTTGGACTGGTCAACTCTTGAAGtggttgatttttttccttaactTTTGTGAAACAAAATCAGTGTTTCATTTCAATCTTTGCAATTTGATTGCATGTGAAGTTTAGCTAGCACGATATGTGAGACATTAATGTGGACTTAAGTATATGGTGCAATGTTCATGGAGATATATTAGCACAAGTGCTTGTGTTACAGGTCTTTATACATTCTTGAATGAAGGAATAGATCTGGGTGTGGCTCCCCACTGAAGGTGGTGATCCATTTCCAAGTCCCTTCTAATTGATAATGTGTGCTAATCTGTGTTTAGTGCATATAAGCtgtggaattaagttgcggtggTGATGCCTAGGAAGTTTGGCCTTTCTAATCTGGCTCTAGGTTAAGTGATGCTGGTGGTAGGCATAAACACTTTTTATTAGATCTCTCTGAGTTGTACATAtttggggaaaaagaaaacgaGGAAACATTAGCATTTACAGTGCTTTTGAAGATAGTACTGTGGCCatttgagagaaaaataatCAAAGAAACCCCTCAGTGCATGCTGATTTGGAGTGTTTAATGAATAATGCAGAAACGATTTTATTTTCCATGAACAAGAATGTGAAATGTCGTCGTGATGCCTAGGATATTTGCCATTTTGAATCCAGATCTTAGATTAAGCTTACCACCTAGGCAATCAACAATTAATACTATACTATTTATTAAATATCTGTAAGTTGTATGTAGGAATAAAATAAGAAGCATGTCATGTAGAGAACTAAATATAATTATAGATTAATTGCGAGAAGGAATGAAATCCCTAAAAAGCCTCCTTCCGAGGAGTACTAATTGATCAATGCGGCTCAAGTTACATTTCATTAACAAGAATGTGCATATGCATGcccaatttaaaataaaattaaagggaGCCCTAGTCAGATTCGAAAAGGAAATGACACACTACTAGTGCCAGCTAAAAGATGCATGTAATTTAGCATTTTCAAATACAACTACTATAAATCCAAATTTTTATAGTGTTTTCGGTAAAAAGTCCTATTCGGTATTTGCCTGCTTAATCATTAGAGTGCCATCCAAAGTCAAATGTGGCCCCATCTTTGCTATTCATCTGCAAAGCACTTGACCAAAGCTGAAGCTCAAAGGATAAGCTGTCTCAAACACACCCAtgaagttgatttttttttttgaacgatTTATCCAGTATGGAGCCTATTATTGCATGGAGCAGTAGCAATTGTTATAATAACATTGATATATCATAAAATCCACAATCCTCCACGTTTGCTGCATCCAACACTATGTTAGATTCTTCAATGTCAACTTAAATATCCACGATTGTTCTTTCATTAGTTTTAATCTGATCCTTTCTGATTGCATTGTTTATCTCTgcctttttttgctttttagcTCGTCATAAAATTTTCCCCATCAGAGAAAGGTAGGTTCtcctatttttattatatattattagaaaatgtagctgcactattgcaacctgttggtcacaggttcaaaacttggaaacagcctcttctgcgaagcagggggtaaggctacatacacacttgcccctcccagaccttgcagtagctggagcctcgtgcactgggctgctctttttttatattagaaAATGTAGCTGCGTAATCTCATGAACATTTTAGCCATTGAttacttgaaattttattttccttctctttcagcTCCAAGATACTGAGACAACTTCTGGAGAAACGGAGGTGAAATTTCAAGTGTCCAGAGATACACTGGGTGCCATGTTGAGATCAATGGCCTATATCCGTGAACAGCTGTCAAACGCTGTAAGCACTCTGTCCTTAACATCATTTTGTGACTTTACACTGCCCCTTTGATATTTAAGGTTGGCTTCTTTCTAATTTCTCTCCAACCATGGTGTCAAGCCTTGATGTGATACGATTGATATGGTCTGATAGGAGTGATAGATATTGAGATTACAATACAGAACTGATGCACTAAAATATCTATGTATAGAGCTATATTGAACTGATGTGGTACCTATACCAACCGATACACTTGATACACAGGCTGTCAAAACctaaaaatcccaatttttgaaagaaaatctcTTCCTCTGATTTTTTGGCCAAAACCTGTTGATCCCCGTCTACACTCAAAAGACAACATAGGAGTGATTAAACCAAGCAAAAATTTGCACTTGTCAATGAAGATTTGAATCacagatttttcctttttgtaatttcttGCTTAAttgcttttttttggggggggggtgaataagaaaatattacGAAAAAGGGTAAGAATACAAGAACTCCCCAAGAAaggatgggagaaagaggaacaATACAACACGAAGCCCTGCCCTCAACTAGGAGGCGCACGGGAAGATACAAGGAAGCAGGAAGATCCTGggaatcaacaatgagcttgttccttggggagtcatGCACCGGAAGGGGGGATAACAAATAACTTGCTTCTGATGTTGAAGGAGATGGTGTCTCAAATCTGCTGGAAGGATCTAGAGTTGGAGGTCTGTCTCCTAAGGTTACACTCGAACCAAATATGATAAATAGTGGCCCCAAAGGCTAGATTACCCACATCGTCACAGCTGGACTTGTTGGCAAAGGTTATATCCATGCAGTTCCATTTTCTATCGAAGGGCATGATTCTTCTCCTTTGAGGTCGGCACTTGGATAGAATCCTTTCcaaacagaggagaagaatgggcaagccaaaaaaaaaaaggtggagttCCAGCTAAGGCAGCAAGAGAGGGAGGCTGGGATCTGTTTTTGAATGAGGATGGACTGCGTAGGAACTAGGAAGGAAGTGGGTAAGGGCCCGTCAAACTTTGAAGTTGTGGCGGAGAATGTGCCTcaataaccaaacagttttgcACCATGGGATTACTGGGGCCTGAGCACGAATGAGGTCCCAATCAGACTTGGAGCAAAATTGGCTTGAGGAGGCGGCGGTCCATGCAACAAGATCACCACTTTCAGAGGGCCTTCTAATGATGGAAGGTAGAGCATCCCATACAACCTGCAAGGGGGAGGGTGAAGGGGATGGAGTCCAGCTGTGAAGGCAAAGAATCTCAGAGACGATGGCCAGCCCGTCAAAGCCAGAGTTATATTTGGATCTATCAACTGAGTGGATGAGGATCCCAAGGGGGTGCTAGTGGTCCAACCGAAGGCAAATGTCAGCACCATCATCAATAATGGACTTGATGACCCCAAGGGTAAGGATTCTGAATTTTAGGATCAtctccaaacccaagaagaatttTAATAAGAGGGGATAGTCAAAATGGAGTCATTCTGGAGGAGCCTAGAGTAGATCTAGTTaacccaaatgcttttcttcTTGGCAATAAGCTTCCATATCAACTTTAGAATACTCCATATCAACTttagcttgagatgttgagatttttttatccttttcagacTAAGGCCTCCATCTTTGGGAAGGAAAATAGAAGCATGACTAATAGGGTGAAGAAAATTGGTAGTGTCAGAGCCATTCCAATGGAAGGCACCCATCGAAGACTCAAGTTTCTTGCTGGTTAATTGGGGGAACTTGAAAATACCCGACCAataaggttgcgtttggtagtcatccagaaaaacgtttttccattctatgggaacaaaaaacggaataaagcgtttggtgtcaacttggtgtttttcagtttttttggaacaaaaaggaaaaaaaaaagaagaagcttgaaacacaaaatgatggaacaacgaaatcttgttccatcattttggttTCGCTCCAAAAAAAAGTGGATAACTAGGGTAATCATTCCTGAAACAAGT is part of the Macadamia integrifolia cultivar HAES 741 chromosome 9, SCU_Mint_v3, whole genome shotgun sequence genome and encodes:
- the LOC122089086 gene encoding protein FAR1-RELATED SEQUENCE 3, producing the protein MSMDVEVIDVEEENMACRAGADEGDSEPNGSGSEARMNDNPTEKEVHAQDEDGAGEPSVGMEFDSEDAAKTFYDAYARRIGFSTRASHLNRSKPDGPVAYREFVCSREGLKRKNAESCNAMLKIEKKDSDKWAVTKFVKEHNHATVSPSKVHYLRPRRHFATSAKTEGYQEVQVLPSGIMYVQMDGNRVSVETTRSVRNSPVESTRPARNVGPGNYTRTSVRKKTLGRDAPNLLEYLKRMQAENPGFYYAIQLDDDNRMTNVFWADARSRTAYSHFGDAVTFDTMYRPNQYRVPFAPFTGVNHHGQMVLFGCALLLDESEASFVWLFKTWLGAMNGLPPVSIITDQDRAIQTAVAQVFPGTRHRICKWHILREGQERLAHVCIAHPTFQGDLYNCINLTETVEEFESSWAFLLDKYDLRLNDWLQALYNARHHWVPVYFRDTFFASISPNQGFETITSFFDGYVNQQTTLPLFFKQYERALENWFEREVEADFDTICTTPVLKTPSPMEKQVANLYTKKIFTKFQEELVETFVYTANKIEGDGAISTYRVAKFEDDHKAYIVTLNVPEMRASCSCQMFEFSGILCRHVLTVFTVTNVLTLPSHYILKRWTRNAKGGVGLDERSGDLQGQETMTARYNNLCREAIRYAEEGAIAMETYNVAIGALREGGKKIAAGKKNVARVTPLTSHVTGSIQEDGAKKMPVQVSDMTPTLWPRQDELTRRFNLNDVGPPVQSVADLNLPRMAPISLHRDDGPPDNMVVLPCLKSMTWVMENKNLTPANRVAVINLKLQDYSKAPSGESEVKFQLSRITLEPMLRSMAYISEQLSTPANRVAVINLKLQDTETTSGETEVKFQVSRDTLGAMLRSMAYIREQLSNAAEPQSEPSSKKQRQ